The Zerene cesonia ecotype Mississippi chromosome 4, Zerene_cesonia_1.1, whole genome shotgun sequence sequence ATAAATCGACATCCGAGCcgttaagataatttttaaatctggccatttctaaaagtattagaaatatttgcagatttttttattaatgttgaatttatttatatttgcgtCTTGTTTTTGTCACATTAGtgatttttagtaaataagcTAACGGTTGTTTTTTGCTATTGTATACATTTGACATAAATTTGTCACAATATCCAGTTATTTTATTGGCAATTTAACTGTTTCCGAATATTGCTTTTAGCAAGcctaatttacataaaacgcAAATTTATGCTTGTTTATCGCTACTTTTTagaatctatatttataaatcaattccTTTCAACGCATTTgttatatacatgtaaattttcttcaataatataatatcatatcagtataaaacataaaaaagaaatattgaacCACATGTAGTGATGAATCGTGGTCGCTGAATATTTTAAGTCCAACAATGATTTCatcaaatagtttaaatttaaataagatggAGATCCAAGGTCTCAAAATTTGTAGAATAAAGAACTCATTTaacgaaaaaaattgttcatcactacatagtataaaacaaagttgcattttctgtccctatgtacctatgtatgcttaaatctttaaaactacgcaacggattttaatagacagtaattcaagaggaaggtttatatgtataggtcttttaaactactccgaatttaacgtgtgcgaagctgcgggcaaaagctagttattacatatatcaatatttcacCAGATACGAAATCGCGGACGGCACGCACGTCTGGGAAGAAGGTTACCTAGTCAACCCGAATACGGAAAACGAATATGTCGTTAAGAAAGGCATGTACTCATTTACCGCTGCTGATGGCAAGGTGTACACGGTGAAATACTGGGCTGACAACACCGGTTACCACGCGGAGGGCGCCCACCTCCCACAGCCCCCGCCAGTCCCACCAGCGATTCAGgcgtaagttatttttatgatgtaGTTTGAAGCTCGTTCAGAGCGCCTACCATGACGTCATGGAACAGGAGCAATTTGTGTGAGAAAGTGATAGCGCTTGCCGACCTATATAGCTCTGTCTTCTTctcaaattgaaataagtaCCTCTTTAAGACGTCATAGTAatcttcaaaaattaaaataaaaaaaataaaattttacaaagtaAATGTGTTGCTTTATACTTTCCTTCTCCTCAAGTGGgaagtgtaaatattttaccgAATTGCCGTGGTTGGTGTAACTGTAAAGAAATACACTTGCAACCgtccaaatatatttaatatgtggtcgagttatttaaaatgtgcTGAGAGGCattgtgtattataaaaagcaactcaaatattataacCTTACGATGTAATATTTGAGTTGCTTTTTTAACCTTACgatgataataatgatgttgatgatgattacATACCTACGAGCTACTCTCTTAATAACGATGCTGGTTTCAAGTGTCAAATCTTTGCCTTCCGAATCaaaaatacgtataaataaaaaaatttagcatctatatattgtaatacacTACATATAGAGCTCGCCCGTtgtcataaacatttattcttaCTATCACAAACTTAGTGTATCTTTTCACAGGCGTTATTTGTTTACTCACGTTTTtagtaaaatgatatattttcaacacacattgattatgatttatttgccTAAGATCTAATGTGACATagttgaaaattaattcaattcataaaattgacaaaacatcagttaaaaaagtttttttagttttatatcaaaatttcaaaGCTTAAAAATGTAAGATTTCGGTCAATATTTAGTTTTCGATTAGCTTATTGAGtgtattattaagatattcaGAGGAAAAATGAACAAACTgctcatataataaataaacatattgttttacaGATCCATTGACCAAAACGCTAAGGAGGAAGCTGAAAAAGCTGAAGCTGAGAAGAATAAGCAACAAGCGGAGCAACTACCGAAACCCATTAAGCCTCCTACACAAATTCAACCCAAACCTCAACCAGGCAACAATCAGCAAACACAAAATCCTCAAACGAACTATCCTCAACAAAATTATCCTCAACAGAACTACCCCCAACAGAATTACCCCCAACAGAATTACCCCCAACAGAACTACCCTCAACAAAACTATCCACAACAAAACTACCCTCAACAGAACTATCCCCAACAGAACTATCCTCAACAAAATTATCCTCAACAAAGCTATCCTTCGGAACAGCAAAATTACCCCTCTCAAGAACAAAACAGCTTCTATCCACCCCTCTCTTATGGAAAGTAGAGACGAAAGCGATATGAGACTTCATAAGTTCAATGAAGTCTAAcgcatttaaaaatgttacctCAGTTTTAAGTATTGCTATTTCACGAACCcttgtaaaattattcttattttcgttgatatattttaagtcaaaaaaatattccatgaTTACAATTATTcgtatttgttgttttatcaTCAATGTTCGtgatttagtttattatacataagaCTAAGCAGTAATCTTGTTCACGACATAAATTGTGAACCCGATTTCTGCGAGCGATGTATACTATAATATGTGATATTGATTGTCGATGCCAGTTTTAGATGTAAtgtaaacttaattaataaatgatgaaattaaatttttgttttaataaataatttatataattagtaatgATACATTAAATCGAAATATATTGAAGCAGCAGCAATAGAAATGCAGAATCTgaaagtatttgttttaaggatatattatagaatatcttatttattttcaagtaacacacgatatattattaatactcaaataataatatttcgttGTTGCAGTAATGATAATCCTAAACGGATATCGCTACGCCCTACACGACTTAAGATTTAACTGGTCGGCCCTGCCCTTGAAATgtcaatattttgaataaccGGTCGATTCGGACATTGACACTGACCAATACAAGTTGCATCATTTACGCTTTCAGACACACGCATGCAAATACCCCGCGTTTTGTTTAGAATGTCCAATTTATCGGGACATTTATCGAGTTGTCCCTCTCACGTAAAAGTCGCTGCGGCTATacccttttttaattaataaaacagcaAGGGCCGCAAAAAGACTGCCGTGCATCATTTTgcttatgtttgttttgttgataCAAGCaaacatttgatattataaatcattggCACATGTACTGCTTATTGACGtttgttaataaaactgtatctatttttgttgaaatgtattatatagacAATGTTCTCAAGAAACAAGTTCATTAAAGTAATTGTTACAGCGGAGAAAACAATATCTAAGCGAGATTTTCACGAATGCCTGGAGACCACATCGcgtgcatataaatatatgcggaattcattttcattatcaGTCTATTTTCTACTTGTGCTCCAGTGTGACGTATTAAGtttgtaaaacaattaaacagcTTCAATAAAATGAAGCTGGTAAGTGGAAGTGATTTTTGTTgtgaacataatataaataaagtgttataataaaattatcatatcgTTTCAGATAATACTTACATTTTTAGTAACAAGTTTGGCAGTGTATACAAAATGTCAACGGATTCAACAGGAGCAGTTTCCATTTCCACCGCAATTTCAAACACCCAGTTCGGGAATAATGGTATCGGACAGTTCAATTTACTTGCCACCTGAACCGCAAACACCAATACcatattttgcaattaatCACATGAACAAATTACCATTTCAATTTCTACCACCTAGTGGAACTAAAGCGCCGTCTGTATATCCGACACCGTTTTCTGGAATATTCTCTTCGACACTGAGACCTCGGTTCGACGAAGATGATGAAGATGAAAATGAACAAATAAGCCAAATACGAATATCTACTCAAAGGCCAGTAATTAATCATAATCccaatcaattaaaaataaatatgacggAACGTAATCAAGAGAAAAGAGAAAATAGGGCGCTCCCTCAAATGTTTAACTATCAACCGAAGTTCCAACAAAAACCGCAAAGTAGAATAGATGGCAAAGAACCTCAGTCGTTTCAACCTGCCTCAACACAAGGGCCACCAAATTCAAACTCAGCCTCTAGGAGAATGATATTAACGAGTGAAATTCAAAGAAACGATATAACTGACCATTTGAAATCACATTCGAATTCAGCGTATTCTCAGATCCCCAATATATTCTTTTCATCTACTACGGAACCGGCCATTCCGATTCTACGTTTGTCAAATGAAATGGATTTGGATGGAAGTTTTAGTTACgagtaagtaatttatattcacatatttgtatgtgttgattcaaaaacacaaaatacactaaaagaattttgattaaaataaaataatagacgACATTGAGAGCCTTTATGAATACGTTAATTCAATACGCAAATACTCATAcaaagcaacaaatacacacagtTCAAAACGTCTgtctaaacattttatttgtctgCCTATATATAACCTTATGAGcaactttttaaatagaattttctcatttaataGAGCATTAGGAGCAGATCAGACCCATTACGTGCAACACAGTCGCATGGAAAATATGGGCACTGATAAGGAAGAACAAGTCGTAGAAGGCTCATACTCTTACGTCGGTGATAATGGACAAACATACACAGTTCATTATGTAGCAGATTCTAATGGATACCGAGCTAGCGGTGAACATTTACCATCTCCACCACCAATACCAGAAATTATACAaaggtaaaatatttgaataaacgaATTGCTCtatttcgaaaataaattaaattatagttgaacatttaatacaacgctcattaaataaaaataaaatttcagagCTGTACAATATAACTTAGCCGAAGAAGCCAGAAGACCTCCACATATGAAATCATCTTGGGATGAAAacgaaaatgaaaacaatgctGGAGACAAATCATCTCATTTCACAAGTACTCCATCTCGAAGCTTATTTACTGGAAGGACACCGGAAGCGTTCTCTTTCGGGTTTTCACAAAATTCTAATTCTCAGAATAATATGGCAGCAACATCAGCGAGTTCCCACATTCCTAAGACAAGCTTTGATATTGCCGTGGAGTTAAGTAAGGCTAAAGCCAATGTAGGGGCAATAGGTCCACAGATTACATTCTCTGCATCTCAAGGTGCTCATAATCCATCATCATCTATCCAACAACCTGTGTCTAGATCGTCAACTAATGAGAAATCTTCAATGCCTCAACTAATGAACTATGAAGCTAGTGGTAGGGATATTGATTCGGAAACTAAACCACTCTGGAGATGGCAGTATGGCATGAATCCAAATAATCCTGAgcaaaattctaataaaaacacGATTTCACGATCCTCTGCAGATGGTGATgacgttataattaattttaatgatatgacGCCTGATCAATATACAGACATGATAAGGAGTCAATTTTTAGGACAAAATGCAAACGAAGCTACagaatataacaataactattataaaaataactttgaaCAATCTACTACATTTAAACCCAATCCCCATAActatataatcaataataataatgattataattataattataatcataatcatagccaaaataaaaatgattccgagttaagaaattattttgaaaaaaattacagcaCCCAAAATGAATTTTACGAAGCATTTAATGAagctaaaataatatctacaaCAACTGAATCCTCCAATATACTGCAAAGGTTTGAAAGATATGAAGATGAGGTCAAAATCCaacctaaaaataatgtacacaACCCGTATCCAAATATTATAAGGCAGCAAAATTTTATACCCCCTAGTCAACAAGTGACACAATCTTACGATTATGATGATACATCGTATGAACCAAAAAAAGTTGCAATTGACACATACTCTAACAGaaataacgaaaatattaGTAATCAACAAGTGAACATTATTCCACCTAATAGATATTGGTATTCTTCTGAAGAAAATAGACAAACTACAACCATTCAACCACACTTAAGCACAATGATCGAAATTAAAccaactataaataataattttcagcCTATCATACATTCAAaagattcaaataaacaagaattgacaacagaaaaaaatatggaaGAGTTGATCcaagaaaacatatttctaaaaaatatagttcGAACTaagaaacaagaaaatactcaACAAACCAATACAGAACACAAAACAGACTTAAGaaacaatacaaatgtttCTGAACAAAAAGAAGAAAGGACTACAAAACATGCTCAATTCTATCCTAAACCTCAgaatgaaatcaaaaatataaaaaagaagccTTTGGACATAACTGATGTACTAAACTACATAGCAATGAAAAATCACATGGAATTTTCGAAAACAAAACCTAAAAGTAAATCAGCCTACGATAACTATCAGGCCAATAGAGATGCACCAGTAAACTTTATTCCTTTGGAAGAGGAAAAGCAAGAAAACATGAGAGGTACAGAAGAGAGAAGCAAATCATATCGTACGTTAAATCAACAGGAAGAAGAACTGCAAggcataattaaaaattacaaagtaCTGCAGCGTCAAAGGAACTCGGCTCACAATAACAACCAGTATTCAGATGTTCCACAAAAACATGTGAAAACTTTTCATTCACCGGGCTTACCACCTTTGGGTCGCGCCGGACCTTCAATGAAAAGCTATTTACCCCCAGCGTATTTGTAAAAAACGTACTGTGattacctttatttatttttgtaaatatttccccaatgcatttataaatgtaagttataatatatttaaggttacaaactgttgttttatttataaaatttcatgcatattgttgataatttattatattcgttgATAACTGTTGACATCAAAAAATACTGGGGAAGAGAAACAAActcttgaaaattatattctattccAATTTTCTGAATGTTTGTGATTCCAATAATAACACCAATtcgattttattgtaatttgcaCTTCTTTCACAAAGTGACTTTTAAATTAGTTCAATAGTACCTTATAAAATAGGTTATCTTtacttgttttaattgttagaTACATATCACCAGCATGCAACAATTTTCACTATCACACTGTCTTGAAAGCGTAGTATGCATTCCTCGGAGTCAGCCATGTATCTTGTAATTGACTATATTGTACTCTTAAACATGATCTCAACGAACGCATCTTCTTATCTACTCTGAGTAATGATTTTATGCCTCTTATTTgtggtattttatatattctaattataatGCTGAGTATCTCTATTATCAGTTCCTTTGTAATGATTACCCCTACTatgcttaaataatattatgaatgcaaaggtactctgtctgtctgccgATGGAAAGCTGgtcttatatttgtatttttatacaaacattgATATTTGCAAtcaaaaatagattatatgGAATGTGTATGGAACCCTTGTACAAAATTTCTAGACagatttgataatattattacacaaaattatacaagAACTAAAACACAAAACCGCAATGTTTAAACCTgtacaacaaaacaaaacgatACATCAAACGACTGAACTTACAAGCCATAAAGTTAAAGGGAGCAAAAAAATTCTAATCAGAAATTTCAAAGTTAAACTCGTCCAGACAGGAAACCttattgttattcaaattCCGTGACTTTTTATTGGATGCTTAATTAAACCGAAATATACATCCTCATTTAGAATTCACAGATGCCTAAACAACGGTATTATTTACACGGGCGATTTGTTCTCGAATTACCAAAAAGTGCACGTCTTTTCTAGAACCTTCTTCGATACGAGGATGCAAGTTATTTTTagcattttgtatgtaaaagattttatgttgatattttaatttcgataAAACATAACTCAGTAATGTGTTCTAATTATCATCAAAGAGCTAGAACATGATTACAATATGaagttagttttttaattgactTTGTTTCCGAGACAACAAAAGGAAACAGGCGATCGTGGGAAATGTTTAGTGTAgtcattaattgtaataagatgaaactgtatttatttattttatttttggatacattttatactattGATACCTATTCTATCTATGAAacatgtaacaaataaaaattaatcatttattacgTTTCAATTGACGCTTTATAAAgttttcctttattattttcgttcgaaagttaaattgctttaaaacaatagtaccaattgaaatatcatattgcgtttaatcattataataatattatcattatatatatatttcaattagcaataacattaaaacgtataaatactttatatatctgaaataaattatacaaaaatacaagacTTACTAATGTGCGTATCACGTTCATTCTATTACATTAACTTTCACcctttgaataataaaaatcgcttCTAGTCATTTTACTCCCTAATTCCAAATATATACTTGCAAATAACGCGGCCTCAGTTTTTTAATGACTGATTGGTTGAGAAACTCATTAAAGTTCTTTCTCTgtgttaatgaatattattttgggAATAGCCTGAAGGTGTCGAACTGGTTGAACAGCTGAGACCTTATAACAGACAACTAATAACTGTATTTCgtagatttcattcaaaattagaatcaggtaatttaattaaataataattataaacggaCTAGAGGGACAAAGCTTTTTTGTTGAGTCATATTGCTATGTTCATGTAATGAAAATTTCCAACATGAAAttcttatacaattaaaacaatgtaatatcGTTATATAAGTAAGTAACAAATACTAACTACAAATGTCAAGGATTcattcattttctttattcaaaaactAGTTGTTCGgcctcgtggtacatatacagtctatgtcactcagtgtagtTGCAtctttctaatagtgaaagaatttttaaaaatcggttcagcagttttgtgcgaaaacgtataaaaatacaaaaatatcctgtttataatattagtgtagcaGTTCATCACAAAATCATATCACATCACTCCCCAATCatataaaggaaaaaaaccatttaatcatatttaaacgTATCTCAGTACCGTACAAGGATAATGGACATAAATTTCATACTTTACTTTGACTGAATAGACCTGATTGCGTCGCGACGCCAGACAAATTAGATgacacttaaaattaatttatacaatattcttaaataaaaatgttttcatgaCTACGACGTTTTTGCTTACATTAAAGGTCGAAAGGCTTAAATCGTGTACAAGACAGTTCGAAAaatctcttttatttaaaaaaaaaggttcatCTTGCGTACACTTTTGatctaaagaaaaaaaactaagtGTCTTTGTCAATGTATTGACGACAAATTGAAACGTTCttagtcatttttttttatgtgatagagCAGGCAAGCGAGCAGACgggtcacctgatgttaaATGCTCCACGTCGCCCAGTTACACCCACAATACCAGGGGTATGGTGTgtgtgttgccggcctttaaGAAAGGAGTaagctcttttcttgaaggtcCCCATATCGTAAATGTTTGGAAACACTGCATGCGGAAGCTGACTCCAAATTTCCGTAGTACGAGGCAAaaagtttcttttaaaacGAACCGTTGTCCAAAGCGTCCAAACCGTCATATCAAAGTGTTCTAACTCCATTTGATTGCTCCCGTTCACCAGCATAAATTcttcgtattttttttctgtacgATTTTGTATATAGCAACAGATAGTGGAACCTTgggaaattatataaatcaaagcTACCACGTAACACCGTAAAAGCAAGGTGAGTGAAGCcacattaacaaataaacagactAGCTCTAACCTAAGTCTGAAATACTATACATGTTATTATGCGATATAGAAAAGATCACGTTTCTTGTGTGGAATAATCTAGAATGttatagaaacaaatatataattccaCCAACGTCTATCCTTCGTAACTACATTATTGGCTTCATTATTACACTCACATGGTTACAAACGTTTGAAAAACTCCATATAACTGCTCGAACTCATATATATTCCATAGAATATTAACCTGTCAGATTCAGACCCTACAACATACtgccataataataaatccgTCATTAAACTGCACAATAAACTAAGTCAAAAGCAGATTTTAATTTTCCCATgaaaacgtttttataaacgttatgttttttatgtcatatcataaaagcattttattaaagaagcCTCaacaatagtaaaatattttacaaagtgAATAAAGATTCataagtgtatatttttataaataataaatgctataTTACTCGaaacatcaattaaaatatatattaatagttttgtaaacattcaaaaatccgattaaagcatacatcaaataaataaaaggaggTATATATCTTTTGAAAGATACATaactaattaattgatttaaagtaGAATCAAGATTAGCAAACATaatcacaaacaaaaataatcaactAAAACCTCCGCgtgttataaacaataacaactgTTGTATGTACGTAtgatatctttataaataattaacaatacaaataaaggcCCAATTGAAtacttatgttttaataatatcgaaAATACTAATACCGCAGAGCATTTCAAAACAAAGGGTCCGAAAGTGAGTTATGTCGGTAGCGCTGAGAATAAACAAGTTACTTCCAACGATCGATGTCTACACGAAGTTAGGAACCGCATTGGAAAGGACATCAAAGTGAAAACGCAAatacaaacagaaaatatgtaaattttaatgcaacCGATGGTGAGATCAAAGTCTGCGCTCGCCTCCTGATTTTCGCTTCAATATTGTACTTCGTTATTTCCCCAGCAAATATTTCGCTACCAGTCTTAAAATAGTAATGGAATATTTAcgttatagataaataaatattgttatttccaTAATTCAACTGTGTTTTTGGAACTCAAAACTGTACATTTAACCCCGGCAAAATATTGCGTCCACTCCAAACATTTAACGGATTGTTTGCAAAAGTTACCCAAATATATTAACACTTCTAAAGAACATAGAACAATAACCattctgttatatttatatgtatatatacatacctcATATGCAGCAGTTACAATAAATCTTTTAGTCTATAAAAGTAAATCTTTTGTCACGGACGCTTTATACGTATGACGCCAAGGGCGAAATAATACGTAGagagaaaaatgtataaataatatagtatctaAGAAAAAGTATTAGTATGAAGACATAATCACACGcccacatatattttaaatccgaATGTACAATACTGTGCATAACACATAAACACGCTATCATGCCAAAACTCGCGTTCTTCtaaaatacataaagtttttctttcaacttcattaacattaatataattttataacgtcACAACGTTTTAAGTatccaaataaaaactattaacaaatacaacacCCGTAACTCATCTTGAGCCAAGCATCCTGAAATCGTCAAAAcacctataaatataattcactcgtgccataaaattaaagagaTACTATCTCACCTACCCTAAAGAGTTTTATTTCTGAAGCGatctataaaacaacaaaacaatacataacgAGGTTTTGTTCAGTATTAATGGGGTATTTACGATGAAAAGACCATATCGTACTCGGTAACAATATAAACGGCTAAAGTTTGGTTATAAAGGTAGTaagaaagttatttattaactaatacAGTAATTGGTTGCAGTAAAAGATAATCGCAAAATCTCGATAATGACGGATTtagttcattttttaaatgtgcCAAAAGTAAGAGAGTAAAAATGCAggaacaataaaatcaattttcagTGGAATTGCTTTGATTGTTTTTGATCGCAGTGATTCAATGAATAAttagtgtaaaatattaacctCAAAAAAACATCTTAATACTAATTGCAGAAGACATGTGTGAAATAAAACTCTATGTCttatattttcacaattttcataatatcatatCGATTATGATTCTACCAATTACACGGTAACATTATATCACCAAAGTCTAAGAGGATAATTACTAGAAAATAGAAGTCGTCTCATAGCAACGTGTTTACCGCAGTGAAAGTTCcgaaacttttatattatataaccaaATGAAGCACAAGCGTTATATACTGAAAGAATTTGGGAATAAGCTTTAGCTATGTTTGGCAAAAGCAAGTTTATAGTAAACAGAAGCATGTCAACTGGGAACTCATTTCAATATACGCCGTATTTCGTTACGAACTTTGCCAATATCGTAGAAACAATCTACACGGTTTTTCGTGAGAAAAAACAACCGGATTTAGAAGGAAATTTTCTTAGAGCAATAgaacctttataatattgggaTCAGTGTTGGAATTGAAGCTTTAAATTTAAGGcttttgcatataaataatcaatctgaataaaatttttaagaataatcaaataaatttatatttacccaAAAAATAGTGAGACAGTGGTGTCTCAGTGGTTAAGGCCTTAgactttaattgaaaatttgagGATATGGAAACCGAGACTAGAACCTTTAAATgaccttaaaaattatatagctattcataaaaaaaaaaaaaattaaaagtatcagaaaatatagaaataatctACCTCCtcacattttttatcataattacttGTAAAGTTACAATCggcatattaaaatttttggcTGTCACAAAAAGCATGAATTTTATTGGtcgtatattaaattttggtaGCAGGCatcaatttcataaatactCGTATAAATGTCGacttaattcaaactttactCATCcgtaattgttataaataatattgaatatatgcGAAAGGtgtcttttgttatttattaaaattacatgatttataattaaacataaaaaactaatataacatacacaaataacgcgaaagtttgtaagtatggatgtatggatgatTGTTACTCCTTTATGCGAAAACaacttatcgtatctgtataaaatttggtccAGAGGTAGATTGAGTAttgattagcacataggctttACGcggaaagaaaagaaatatataattacatcttTGAAGAGATAGAAAATACGTCTTTGTAGTAATATGTATCGAAgtgaatatatttcttttaactactatcattttttttaatttaacacattATAAGGAtccatttcattatttaataaacatcagATATATTTGTTAGGctatattagaataaatgCTATCTAcctatacaatacaatatcaaGAAAATCATTCTCATTCCTTAAAGTAACCATTAACCATTCAGTTACGCCTCAGCAAGGGTTGCAATGTCATCAGGACGTTTAATTAGTGGAAAATGAACATCGCACCGTTCGACATTTTCAATTACATCTATCCAAAACAGACTTGATTACCGATGGGTGAAAGAACATTACACGAAATCATAATACACGGATTAAATatggaattataattttgtacattataaTGCTATCGCggctttataaattttattcaatgtaatatcatttttaacaaaaagtttAACTGCCTTTAGATGACGTCAGAAAGATAATTATATGAGCTAACAGGGGTTTCGCTgcattaaaaaattgaaaaaagtttgataaaaatcaattggtaaattagtaaattgattttatcagTCGAGAGTTCTtaggtaacaaaaaataaaaaatacagtcgtaTTGAGATATTCCTACTTTTTTGAAGAATTttgaatagtatttattaatgcatTTCCTAAATAATGAAACCCAAAAAAATCCT is a genomic window containing:
- the LOC119839745 gene encoding putative uncharacterized protein DDB_G0282133 yields the protein MKLIILTFLVTSLAVYTKCQRIQQEQFPFPPQFQTPSSGIMVSDSSIYLPPEPQTPIPYFAINHMNKLPFQFLPPSGTKAPSVYPTPFSGIFSSTLRPRFDEDDEDENEQISQIRISTQRPVINHNPNQLKINMTERNQEKRENRALPQMFNYQPKFQQKPQSRIDGKEPQSFQPASTQGPPNSNSASRRMILTSEIQRNDITDHLKSHSNSAYSQIPNIFFSSTTEPAIPILRLSNEMDLDGSFSYEALGADQTHYVQHSRMENMGTDKEEQVVEGSYSYVGDNGQTYTVHYVADSNGYRASGEHLPSPPPIPEIIQRAVQYNLAEEARRPPHMKSSWDENENENNAGDKSSHFTSTPSRSLFTGRTPEAFSFGFSQNSNSQNNMAATSASSHIPKTSFDIAVELSKAKANVGAIGPQITFSASQGAHNPSSSIQQPVSRSSTNEKSSMPQLMNYEASGRDIDSETKPLWRWQYGMNPNNPEQNSNKNTISRSSADGDDVIINFNDMTPDQYTDMIRSQFLGQNANEATEYNNNYYKNNFEQSTTFKPNPHNYIINNNNDYNYNYNHNHSQNKNDSELRNYFEKNYSTQNEFYEAFNEAKIISTTTESSNILQRFERYEDEVKIQPKNNVHNPYPNIIRQQNFIPPSQQVTQSYDYDDTSYEPKKVAIDTYSNRNNENISNQQVNIIPPNRYWYSSEENRQTTTIQPHLSTMIEIKPTINNNFQPIIHSKDSNKQELTTEKNMEELIQENIFLKNIVRTKKQENTQQTNTEHKTDLRNNTNVSEQKEERTTKHAQFYPKPQNEIKNIKKKPLDITDVLNYIAMKNHMEFSKTKPKSKSAYDNYQANRDAPVNFIPLEEEKQENMRGTEERSKSYRTLNQQEEELQGIIKNYKVLQRQRNSAHNNNQYSDVPQKHVKTFHSPGLPPLGRAGPSMKSYLPPAYL